In Nocardia yunnanensis, one DNA window encodes the following:
- a CDS encoding IS630 family transposase, translating to MLPVVEVMPVARKPDVFVRAVTPEEGRRLAQIARRSKVPIRMRRAVVVMASAQHQPVGFIAKLMQVSESYVRQVIHDFNEKGFDALDPKWSGGRPAKTDQATRDRICQIARCCPRDLGWPFSTWSLSKLAEALRINKIAELSRETVRQILKTGGVSWQATKTWKASNDPDFQAKMARVLDLYDHPPVDGRVICVDEFGPLNLQPRSGRGWFAARRPRRLRATYRRTQGVRHMFGALDLRTGQLYYRIRDRKRWTEFLAFLKSLRARWPGQKLYLICDNYSVHKRAEVRAWCVDNAVELVFLPTYSSWLNRIECEFAALRYFALNGTDHRSHDEQDDAIGTYVRWRNQHAGPVRDFAVGSKIRRPDYLTNVA from the coding sequence ATGCTGCCGGTGGTGGAGGTGATGCCGGTGGCTCGAAAGCCGGATGTGTTCGTCAGAGCGGTGACGCCCGAGGAAGGCCGCAGGCTGGCCCAGATCGCGCGGCGCAGCAAGGTGCCGATCCGGATGCGGCGGGCGGTGGTGGTGATGGCCTCGGCGCAGCATCAGCCGGTCGGGTTCATCGCGAAGCTGATGCAAGTGTCGGAATCGTATGTGCGGCAAGTGATCCACGACTTCAACGAGAAGGGTTTCGACGCCCTGGACCCAAAATGGAGCGGGGGCAGGCCGGCGAAGACCGATCAGGCGACGCGTGATCGGATCTGTCAGATCGCCCGGTGCTGCCCCCGCGACCTGGGATGGCCGTTCTCGACGTGGAGCCTGTCGAAACTTGCGGAAGCATTGCGGATCAACAAGATTGCCGAGCTCAGCCGTGAGACTGTCCGCCAGATCCTCAAGACCGGTGGGGTGTCGTGGCAGGCCACGAAAACCTGGAAGGCCAGCAACGACCCCGACTTTCAGGCCAAGATGGCGCGGGTGCTCGATCTCTACGATCACCCGCCCGTCGACGGACGAGTGATCTGCGTGGATGAGTTCGGACCGCTGAACCTCCAACCCCGCAGCGGCCGAGGCTGGTTCGCCGCCCGGCGGCCGCGCCGACTGCGGGCGACCTACCGCCGCACCCAGGGTGTCCGGCACATGTTCGGCGCCTTGGACCTACGCACCGGGCAGCTGTACTACCGGATCCGGGATCGGAAACGCTGGACCGAGTTCCTGGCCTTCCTCAAATCCCTGCGGGCCCGGTGGCCCGGCCAGAAACTGTATCTGATCTGCGACAACTACTCGGTCCACAAACGTGCCGAAGTCCGGGCGTGGTGCGTGGACAACGCCGTCGAGCTCGTCTTCCTGCCCACGTATTCGTCGTGGCTGAACCGGATCGAGTGCGAGTTCGCCGCGTTGCGGTACTTCGCGCTCAACGGCACCGACCACCGCAGCCACGACGAACAGGACGACGCGATCGGCACCTACGTCCGCTGGCGCAACCAACACGCCGGCCCCGTCCGAGACTTCGCCGTCGGATCCAAGATCCGCCGACCCGATTACCTAACGAACGTTGCCTGA
- a CDS encoding HNH endonuclease signature motif containing protein, producing MRWPPHFRRPRPAASSITKSGWSTSADRRRRRGLVIGRPGVDGMSWVEGWITPELRACLDAVLAKFARPGMCNADDPESPGVPGASSAARTPGAVVAPGSIAASGAAVCALPGPAVADAVVAGGGVGAAATDIANTGAAATSVVTAHGVVAEGVAAQGCAAQSVGGQGLAARGVAANGAAAQGTVAHGMVAEGGAAHGFTAQGRAGQGVAAEGHAAHDIAAPGGGVVRPATGAVVDSAVLEAAARRDRRDAGQRNHDALLALLQAGVDMNKLGSHRGLPVQITLTMSLADLERGAGIATTATGGHVSINEALKMAAGSKPVLAVLDGDGVPLYLGRSRERLATPGQRLALIARDKGCTHPDCDAPAAMCAAHHVVDWAKGGPTDLDNLALVCDHHHAMVNDSECRVREG from the coding sequence ATGCGGTGGCCGCCCCACTTCCGGCGCCCCCGACCAGCAGCATCATCGATCACGAAGTCCGGCTGGAGTACTAGCGCCGACCGTCGCCGCCGTCGCGGCTTGGTGATCGGCCGCCCGGGTGTGGATGGCATGTCGTGGGTGGAGGGCTGGATCACTCCGGAGCTGCGTGCGTGCTTGGATGCGGTGCTGGCGAAGTTCGCTCGCCCGGGCATGTGCAACGCCGACGATCCCGAAAGCCCCGGCGTTCCTGGTGCTTCCAGCGCTGCCCGCACTCCCGGCGCTGTCGTTGCACCCGGCTCCATCGCTGCGTCCGGCGCTGCTGTCTGCGCCCTGCCCGGTCCGGCTGTAGCCGACGCGGTGGTCGCGGGTGGCGGTGTCGGTGCTGCGGCCACCGACATTGCGAACACCGGCGCTGCGGCCACCAGTGTGGTGACCGCCCACGGCGTGGTGGCCGAAGGTGTTGCCGCGCAGGGTTGCGCCGCCCAGAGCGTTGGCGGCCAGGGCCTCGCGGCCCGGGGCGTAGCGGCTAACGGTGCTGCCGCCCAGGGGACTGTCGCCCACGGCATGGTGGCCGAAGGTGGTGCCGCCCACGGTTTCACCGCCCAGGGTCGTGCCGGACAGGGTGTTGCCGCCGAAGGCCACGCCGCCCATGACATTGCCGCCCCCGGTGGTGGCGTGGTCCGTCCCGCCACTGGCGCGGTTGTCGACTCCGCTGTGTTGGAAGCGGCCGCGCGGCGTGACCGGCGTGATGCCGGGCAGCGCAACCACGACGCCCTGCTGGCGCTGCTGCAGGCCGGGGTCGACATGAACAAGCTCGGCAGCCATCGCGGGCTGCCCGTGCAGATCACGCTCACCATGAGCCTCGCCGACCTCGAGCGGGGTGCGGGGATCGCGACCACCGCCACCGGCGGACACGTCTCCATCAACGAGGCGTTGAAGATGGCCGCCGGGTCCAAGCCGGTCTTGGCGGTGTTGGATGGGGACGGGGTTCCGCTCTACCTGGGGCGTAGCCGCGAACGACTCGCCACCCCCGGGCAACGGCTGGCGTTGATCGCCCGCGACAAAGGCTGCACCCATCCCGACTGCGACGCACCAGCGGCGATGTGCGCTGCCCACCACGTCGTCGATTGGGCCAAAGGCGGGCCCACCGACCTCGACAACCTGGCATTGGTGTGCGATCACCACCACGCGATGGTCAACGACAGCGAGTGCCGCGTCCGGGAAGGTTGA